The proteins below are encoded in one region of Paenarthrobacter ilicis:
- a CDS encoding FadR/GntR family transcriptional regulator, which yields MTTSGVVPQARFSAQARLRALQSDIMELILERELEAGDPLPTESELSVALGVGRNTLRESLKVLQALGVIEIRHGFGMFVAPSNFDALADGLTFRGRLSLRHQGLEALQLVDVRQALESGLIGSSMDVMTKEQLASIEEAVKQMEDLAAAGENFVAADAEFHRRLFEPLNNELLINLMGVFWKVYRKIHVEIGAGNEDLVKTAAMHRSIYTAVATGNRAAASELLNRHFDGIRRRISEAVGD from the coding sequence ATGACAACTTCCGGTGTAGTTCCGCAAGCGCGGTTCAGTGCACAGGCCCGGCTGCGTGCCTTGCAGTCGGACATTATGGAATTGATCCTCGAGCGCGAACTTGAGGCCGGCGATCCGTTGCCCACGGAGAGCGAGCTGTCCGTCGCCCTGGGCGTCGGCCGCAACACCCTGCGTGAATCCCTCAAAGTCCTCCAGGCCCTGGGCGTGATCGAGATCCGTCACGGATTCGGGATGTTCGTGGCTCCCAGCAACTTCGACGCTCTGGCTGACGGCCTGACTTTCCGGGGTCGGCTGTCCCTGCGCCATCAGGGACTGGAGGCGCTGCAACTGGTTGATGTTCGCCAGGCACTGGAGTCGGGCCTCATCGGATCCTCCATGGACGTCATGACCAAAGAGCAGCTTGCCTCCATTGAAGAGGCCGTGAAGCAGATGGAGGACTTGGCTGCTGCCGGGGAGAACTTCGTTGCCGCCGACGCTGAGTTTCATCGCCGGCTGTTCGAGCCGCTCAACAATGAACTCCTGATCAATTTGATGGGCGTCTTCTGGAAGGTCTACCGGAAGATCCACGTGGAAATCGGAGCAGGCAACGAGGACCTGGTGAAGACTGCTGCCATGCACCGCAGCATCTATACGGCAGTAGCAACAGGAAACCGTGCCGCGGCGTCTGAACTGCTCAACCGGCACTTTGACGGCATCCGTCGGCGCATCAGCGAAGCTGTGGGCGACTAG
- a CDS encoding Rrf2 family transcriptional regulator, giving the protein MKINAFADVSLRAIMVLAAAPEGTLLTTQAVSDAVGTPYNHVSKAMVRLRSLGLIDVERGRLGGSRLNEAGRRATVGYVLRQLDSRQDPAECQSPTRNCPLITECGLRHAMNRAREAFYSELDSVVISTLPHARQMNPVFQSIGLRPEIRKVAAQA; this is encoded by the coding sequence GTGAAAATCAACGCCTTCGCCGATGTGAGCCTCCGCGCCATCATGGTGTTGGCTGCGGCGCCCGAGGGAACCCTTCTGACAACCCAGGCCGTGTCGGACGCGGTAGGCACTCCATACAACCACGTCAGCAAAGCGATGGTCCGCCTCCGGTCACTGGGCCTGATAGATGTGGAGCGCGGCAGGCTGGGTGGATCCCGCCTGAATGAAGCCGGCCGTCGGGCCACTGTCGGCTACGTCCTGAGGCAACTGGACAGCAGGCAGGATCCTGCCGAATGCCAATCGCCAACCCGCAACTGCCCCCTGATCACGGAGTGCGGGCTGCGTCATGCCATGAACCGCGCCAGGGAAGCGTTCTACAGCGAGTTGGACAGCGTGGTGATCTCCACGCTCCCCCACGCTCGGCAGATGAACCCCGTGTTCCAGTCGATCGGCCTCCGCCCGGAAATCCGAAAGGTTGCTGCGCAGGCGTAA
- a CDS encoding phosphoenolpyruvate carboxykinase (GTP) — translation MGDLARLPLLEKAPTTHARLLAWVEEVAELTQPDRIHWVDGSEAENTRLTDELVEAGTLKRLNPETFPNSFAAFSDPADVARVEEQTFICSENERDAGFTNNWMAPAEMKQKLRGLFAGSMRGRTMYVIPFVMGHLDAEDPKFGVEITDSAYVVASMRIMARIGTDVLDRITQTDAFFVPALHSLGAPLEAGQEDVAWPCNPDKWIVHFPEERSIWSFGSGYGGNALLGKKCYALRIASVMARDEGWLAEHMLILKLTSPEQKTYYVSAAFPSACGKTNLALLDPTIEGWKVETLGDDITWMRFGKEGELRAVNPEAGLFGVAPGTGWGTNPNAMRAIAKGNSIFTNIALTDDGGVWWEGMTEDTPAHLTDWRGQSWTPDSDAPAAHPNSRFCTPIDQIDMLAEEYFSPEGVELSAILFGGRRKTTIPLVTEARNWSNGIFMGATLSSETTAAAAGAVGVVRRDPMAMLPFIGYDAGDYLNHWVNLSAKANSLGQNRLPKIFLVNWFRRTADGGFAWPGFGDNARVLKWAIERLEGKADAVETPIGFVPTGESIDLEGLDMTPADVEAAVRVDADEWATELASIEEWFANFGGSLPAALQSELDGLKTRLG, via the coding sequence ATGGGCGATCTGGCGCGACTGCCGCTGCTTGAGAAGGCACCTACTACCCATGCACGCCTGCTGGCCTGGGTTGAGGAAGTTGCCGAGCTGACCCAACCGGACCGCATCCACTGGGTGGACGGCAGCGAAGCAGAGAACACGAGGCTCACTGACGAGCTCGTAGAGGCCGGCACACTCAAGCGCCTCAACCCGGAAACGTTCCCGAACTCCTTCGCAGCGTTCTCCGATCCGGCCGACGTAGCCCGTGTGGAAGAGCAGACCTTCATCTGCTCCGAGAACGAGCGCGACGCAGGCTTTACCAACAACTGGATGGCTCCGGCCGAGATGAAGCAGAAACTGCGCGGCCTGTTCGCCGGTTCAATGCGCGGCCGCACCATGTACGTCATCCCGTTCGTCATGGGCCACCTCGACGCCGAGGACCCCAAGTTCGGCGTCGAGATCACCGACTCCGCCTATGTCGTGGCTTCCATGCGGATCATGGCCCGCATCGGTACGGACGTTCTGGACCGCATTACCCAGACGGACGCCTTCTTTGTCCCCGCACTCCATTCACTGGGCGCGCCGTTGGAAGCCGGCCAGGAAGACGTTGCCTGGCCGTGCAACCCGGACAAGTGGATTGTCCACTTCCCGGAAGAGCGCTCCATCTGGTCCTTTGGATCCGGCTACGGCGGAAACGCCCTGCTGGGGAAGAAGTGCTACGCCCTGCGCATCGCCTCGGTCATGGCGCGCGACGAAGGCTGGCTCGCCGAGCACATGCTCATCCTGAAGCTGACCTCCCCGGAGCAGAAGACCTACTACGTCTCCGCTGCTTTCCCGTCTGCCTGTGGCAAGACCAACCTCGCCCTGCTGGACCCCACCATCGAGGGCTGGAAGGTGGAGACCCTCGGCGACGACATCACGTGGATGCGCTTCGGAAAAGAAGGCGAACTCCGCGCCGTCAACCCCGAGGCCGGCCTGTTCGGCGTAGCACCGGGCACGGGCTGGGGCACCAACCCCAACGCCATGCGCGCCATCGCCAAGGGCAACAGCATCTTCACCAACATTGCGCTGACTGATGATGGTGGCGTGTGGTGGGAAGGGATGACCGAAGATACTCCGGCTCACCTGACCGACTGGCGCGGCCAGTCCTGGACCCCGGACTCCGACGCTCCCGCAGCGCACCCGAACTCCCGCTTCTGCACGCCGATCGACCAGATCGACATGCTGGCCGAAGAGTACTTCAGCCCGGAGGGTGTTGAACTGTCCGCGATCCTGTTCGGTGGCCGCCGCAAGACCACCATCCCGCTGGTCACCGAGGCCCGCAACTGGTCCAACGGCATCTTCATGGGCGCCACGCTGTCTTCGGAGACCACGGCTGCTGCCGCGGGTGCCGTTGGTGTGGTCCGCCGCGACCCCATGGCCATGCTGCCCTTCATCGGTTACGACGCAGGTGACTACCTGAACCACTGGGTGAACCTGTCCGCCAAGGCCAACTCACTTGGTCAGAACCGCCTGCCCAAGATCTTCCTGGTCAACTGGTTCCGTCGTACCGCTGACGGTGGCTTTGCCTGGCCTGGTTTCGGTGACAACGCACGTGTGCTCAAGTGGGCAATCGAGCGTTTGGAAGGCAAGGCTGACGCTGTGGAGACCCCGATCGGTTTTGTCCCGACCGGTGAATCCATCGACCTCGAAGGCTTGGACATGACCCCGGCTGACGTCGAAGCGGCTGTCCGCGTGGATGCCGACGAGTGGGCCACCGAGCTGGCATCCATCGAAGAGTGGTTCGCCAACTTCGGTGGATCGCTCCCGGCGGCCCTGCAATCCGAACTGGACGGCCTCAAAACCCGTCTGGGCTAG
- a CDS encoding phosphomannomutase/phosphoglucomutase, which produces MTSEQSKTFDLSASFKAYDVRGIVGDSITAEIVEAVGAAFVDVLGLEGETVLVGGDMRPSSPEFSQAFANGAATRGANVQLLDLISTDELYYACGALNAAGATFTASHNPAEYNGIKMAKAGAQPISSESGLKEIQALAEEYLNTGIIPAAATRGEIGVHDVLKDYAEYLRSLVDLSGSRPLKVVVDAGNGMAGLTTPAVLGDKILPGLPFDIVPLYFELDGSFPNHPANPLEPENLRDLQAAVVKHGADIGLAFDGDADRCFVIDEKGQPVSPSAITGMVARREIARAQAAGEQTPVIIHNLLTSKAVPELVAHDGGRAVRTRVGHSFIKAVMAEEGAVFGGEHSAHFYFRDFWNADTGMLAAMHVLAALGEQDGPLSELGRQYEPYVSSGEINSEIEDKAGAVERVRVDFQDEDISIDHMDGSTFTANDGSWWFNLRPSNTEPFLRLNAEATDHATMEKIRDRVLALVRA; this is translated from the coding sequence GTGACTAGCGAGCAGAGCAAGACCTTTGACCTTTCGGCGTCCTTCAAGGCGTACGACGTCCGGGGCATCGTGGGCGATTCCATTACGGCCGAGATCGTCGAAGCCGTGGGCGCTGCCTTTGTTGATGTCCTCGGGCTTGAGGGCGAAACCGTGCTTGTGGGCGGCGACATGCGCCCGTCCTCGCCGGAGTTCAGCCAGGCGTTCGCCAATGGAGCGGCAACGCGTGGGGCCAACGTGCAGCTGCTGGACCTGATTTCCACTGATGAGCTGTACTACGCCTGCGGCGCGCTGAACGCTGCCGGGGCCACCTTTACCGCCAGCCACAACCCGGCCGAGTACAACGGCATCAAGATGGCCAAGGCCGGCGCCCAGCCCATCTCCTCCGAGTCCGGTCTCAAGGAGATCCAGGCCCTCGCCGAAGAGTATTTGAATACCGGGATCATTCCCGCTGCAGCAACCCGTGGCGAAATCGGCGTGCACGACGTCTTGAAGGACTACGCGGAGTACCTGCGCAGCCTCGTGGACCTCTCCGGGTCCCGTCCGTTGAAGGTTGTGGTGGATGCCGGCAACGGCATGGCCGGCCTGACCACTCCCGCGGTTCTGGGAGACAAGATCCTTCCGGGCCTGCCGTTCGATATTGTGCCGCTGTACTTCGAGCTCGATGGCTCGTTCCCGAACCACCCGGCCAACCCGCTTGAGCCGGAGAACCTCCGTGATCTTCAAGCCGCAGTGGTAAAGCACGGCGCGGACATCGGATTGGCGTTCGACGGCGACGCTGACCGCTGCTTCGTGATTGATGAGAAGGGCCAGCCCGTGTCCCCGTCCGCGATCACCGGCATGGTGGCCCGCCGGGAGATCGCCCGCGCCCAGGCCGCCGGCGAGCAGACCCCGGTCATCATCCACAATCTGCTGACCTCCAAGGCAGTACCCGAGTTGGTGGCACACGATGGTGGCCGTGCGGTCCGTACCAGGGTGGGCCACTCCTTCATCAAGGCCGTCATGGCCGAAGAAGGCGCCGTCTTCGGCGGGGAACACTCAGCGCACTTCTACTTCCGTGATTTCTGGAATGCGGACACCGGCATGCTCGCCGCGATGCACGTCCTCGCGGCCTTGGGCGAGCAGGATGGTCCGCTGTCCGAACTCGGCCGCCAGTACGAGCCCTACGTTTCCTCCGGAGAGATCAACTCCGAGATCGAGGACAAGGCCGGTGCCGTGGAACGCGTGCGCGTTGACTTCCAGGACGAAGACATCAGCATCGACCACATGGACGGCTCCACCTTCACTGCCAACGATGGCAGCTGGTGGTTCAACCTCCGCCCTTCAAACACTGAACCATTCCTTCGCCTGAACGCTGAAGCCACGGACCACGCCACCATGGAAAAGATCCGTGACCGCGTCCTGGCACTGGTCCGGGCCTAA
- a CDS encoding MFS transporter, translated as MTINPNTGVDAPTETAWRPRLALLVAATFFMEFLDGTILTTAIPSIASDFHAAPADINITMTAYLVTVAMGIPLSSWLAERFGARRIFCLAIAVFTIASLLCAVSTDLTMLTVSRVAQGLGGAMMVPVGTLVVLRGTPKSELLRATAYLVWPGLLAPVLAPMVGGALTTFLSWHWIFLINVPLGLAAFIAALRLVPRTSFDSGRRLDWFGLVLTTLGVGALVVGLETLGGHASNWIAVVVVGAGLASLAGAVLWMRTAKVPLFNLGVFGTRTFRATSTGGFIYRLTISSVPFLLPLMFQSGFGWDPLKAGVMVAAVFVGNIGIKPATTPLIRRFGFKPVLVFASFSSAVTFALCAFLTAQTPEPVIFAVLLLSGAFRSIGFSAYASVQYADIEPGQLPSANAISATLVQLAAAAGIAVGALFLRLFEATQIFGPEGVAPYRGAFLAMAVLMLISTVDSLTLPKHAGAEVSGGARRTVPGPAKRA; from the coding sequence ATGACCATAAACCCCAACACCGGCGTTGATGCGCCTACGGAAACGGCTTGGCGGCCCCGCTTGGCCCTGCTGGTGGCGGCCACGTTCTTCATGGAGTTCCTGGACGGTACCATCCTGACAACGGCCATCCCCAGCATCGCGTCCGATTTCCATGCCGCCCCCGCCGACATCAACATCACCATGACTGCTTACCTGGTGACAGTGGCCATGGGCATTCCCCTGAGCAGTTGGCTCGCCGAGCGGTTCGGAGCCCGCAGGATCTTTTGCCTGGCCATCGCCGTGTTCACCATCGCTTCGCTGCTGTGTGCAGTGAGCACGGACCTGACCATGCTCACCGTCAGCCGCGTGGCCCAAGGCCTGGGCGGGGCAATGATGGTTCCCGTCGGCACGCTGGTGGTCCTCCGGGGCACGCCCAAGTCCGAGCTTCTGCGCGCCACCGCGTATCTGGTGTGGCCGGGCTTGCTTGCTCCGGTCCTGGCTCCCATGGTGGGCGGCGCACTGACCACGTTCCTGTCCTGGCACTGGATCTTCCTGATCAACGTGCCCTTGGGCCTGGCTGCCTTCATCGCGGCGCTGCGCCTTGTTCCCCGGACATCCTTCGATTCCGGCAGGCGGCTCGACTGGTTTGGCCTGGTGCTGACCACGCTGGGTGTGGGCGCGCTGGTGGTAGGGCTGGAAACACTGGGCGGCCATGCCTCCAACTGGATTGCCGTGGTGGTGGTGGGTGCCGGTTTGGCGTCCCTCGCCGGTGCGGTCTTGTGGATGCGGACAGCCAAAGTGCCCTTGTTCAACCTCGGCGTCTTTGGCACCAGAACCTTCCGGGCCACGTCAACGGGCGGCTTTATTTACCGTTTGACCATCAGTTCAGTCCCGTTCCTGCTGCCCCTGATGTTCCAGAGCGGATTCGGTTGGGACCCTCTAAAAGCCGGTGTCATGGTGGCCGCCGTGTTCGTTGGGAACATTGGCATCAAGCCCGCCACCACACCGCTCATCCGGCGCTTTGGGTTCAAGCCCGTGCTGGTTTTCGCATCCTTCTCCTCGGCAGTGACTTTTGCCCTTTGCGCATTCCTGACCGCCCAAACCCCCGAGCCCGTCATCTTTGCGGTGCTGCTGTTAAGCGGTGCATTCCGGTCCATCGGCTTCTCTGCCTATGCCTCGGTGCAATACGCGGACATCGAGCCCGGACAACTGCCCTCGGCCAACGCAATCTCGGCCACCTTGGTCCAGTTGGCAGCAGCCGCTGGCATCGCTGTGGGTGCGTTGTTCCTGCGGCTCTTCGAAGCAACGCAGATTTTCGGCCCGGAGGGCGTCGCGCCGTACAGGGGAGCTTTCCTTGCGATGGCGGTGCTGATGCTGATCAGCACAGTGGACAGCCTCACGTTGCCCAAGCACGCCGGGGCAGAAGTCAGCGGTGGGGCCAGGCGCACCGTACCGGGTCCCGCCAAACGGGCCTGA
- a CDS encoding ABC transporter substrate-binding protein translates to MSKTIHSLPLVNDASRRNFLKLSGAVGAAAAFTATLSACGGAASTTTGTTTNTAAVNKDLIIEAGISYALSTGFDPLSSSGATPMAANLHIFEGLIELHPATRQPYNALAATDPKKVNDTTYQVTIRDGAKFHDGSPVTTEDVAYSFTRVMDPANKSLFSQFIPFIQDVKPLDAKTVEFTLKYAFPGFGPRISVVKVVPKALATDLKAFDAKPVGSGPYKLVSAVKDDKIVFEAFADYNGPKPALAKGMNWLLLSDAAARVTAVQSGRVQAIEDVPYLDVDGLKSKVKVESVQSFGLLFLMFNCAKAPFDNKLVRQALHYGLDKDAIIKKALFGNAKAASSYFQEGHPDYVKAKNVYGFDTSKAEELLKQAGVTNLEFELLTTDTAWVKDVAPLILESWNKIPGVKVTVKSLQSGALYSDRVGKGDYSVVAAPGDPSVFGNDADLLLSWFYSGATWMDKRAFWTTPERTKLQELMNKGSQASGDDAKKIVGEIVDMVSEEVPLYPVFHRQLPSAWDEKKLNGFQPLPTTGLSFVDVGRTA, encoded by the coding sequence ATGAGCAAGACGATCCACAGCCTGCCGCTGGTCAATGACGCCAGCCGCCGGAACTTCCTGAAGCTGAGCGGCGCAGTTGGTGCAGCAGCCGCCTTCACGGCAACCCTTTCTGCGTGCGGCGGCGCTGCCAGCACCACCACGGGGACAACCACCAACACGGCCGCGGTCAACAAGGACCTCATCATCGAGGCCGGCATCTCCTACGCCCTTTCCACGGGTTTTGACCCGCTGAGCTCCTCCGGCGCCACCCCGATGGCCGCCAACCTGCACATCTTCGAAGGCCTCATCGAACTGCACCCCGCCACGCGTCAGCCGTACAACGCCTTGGCAGCCACGGACCCCAAGAAGGTCAACGACACCACCTACCAGGTGACCATCCGCGATGGCGCCAAGTTCCATGACGGTTCCCCCGTCACTACCGAGGATGTTGCCTACTCCTTCACCCGCGTGATGGACCCCGCCAACAAGTCCCTGTTCTCCCAGTTCATCCCCTTCATCCAGGACGTCAAGCCGCTGGATGCCAAGACCGTGGAGTTCACCCTTAAGTACGCCTTCCCCGGGTTCGGCCCCCGCATCTCGGTAGTCAAGGTTGTGCCCAAGGCACTGGCCACCGATTTGAAGGCCTTCGACGCGAAGCCCGTGGGCTCCGGCCCCTACAAGCTCGTCTCTGCTGTCAAGGACGACAAGATCGTTTTCGAGGCCTTCGCTGATTACAACGGCCCCAAGCCTGCACTGGCCAAGGGCATGAACTGGCTGTTGCTCTCCGACGCCGCCGCCCGTGTCACGGCCGTGCAGTCGGGACGCGTCCAGGCGATCGAAGACGTTCCTTACCTGGACGTGGACGGTTTGAAGTCCAAGGTCAAGGTGGAGTCGGTCCAGTCCTTCGGCCTGCTGTTCCTCATGTTCAACTGCGCCAAAGCCCCCTTTGACAACAAGCTGGTGCGCCAAGCCCTGCACTACGGCCTGGACAAGGACGCCATCATCAAGAAGGCGCTGTTCGGCAACGCCAAGGCCGCCAGCTCCTACTTCCAGGAAGGCCACCCGGACTACGTCAAGGCCAAGAATGTCTATGGCTTTGACACGTCCAAGGCCGAGGAACTCCTGAAGCAGGCCGGCGTCACCAACCTCGAGTTCGAACTCCTGACAACGGACACCGCCTGGGTCAAGGACGTTGCACCACTGATCCTCGAATCCTGGAACAAGATCCCTGGCGTCAAGGTCACCGTGAAGAGCCTCCAGTCCGGCGCTTTGTACAGCGACCGTGTGGGCAAGGGCGATTACTCCGTGGTGGCAGCACCCGGCGATCCCTCCGTCTTCGGCAACGATGCAGACCTGCTCCTGAGCTGGTTCTACTCGGGTGCAACCTGGATGGACAAGCGCGCCTTCTGGACCACTCCTGAGCGCACCAAGCTGCAGGAACTCATGAACAAGGGCTCACAGGCCTCGGGTGACGACGCCAAGAAGATCGTGGGCGAAATCGTGGACATGGTCTCTGAAGAGGTACCCCTGTATCCAGTCTTCCACCGCCAACTCCCCAGCGCCTGGGATGAGAAGAAGCTCAACGGCTTCCAGCCACTGCCCACCACCGGCTTGTCATTCGTCGACGTCGGACGAACTGCCTAA
- a CDS encoding RecQ family ATP-dependent DNA helicase has translation MANSSPHPAVSLQSPTHQQALACLRELVGHPDAKFHDGQFEAIEALVDAGRRALVVQRTGWGKSAVYFVASLLLRRRGAGPTLIVSPLLALMRDQVAAAARAGVRAVAINSANALEWDTVLAQLAADEVDVLLVSPERLTNPSFRENQLPELVRRTGLLVIDEAHCISDWGHDFRPDYRRIADLIAQLPETVPVLATTATANSRVVHDIEEQLGAGVLTIRGALGRESLRLGVLNLHDSRDRLGWLLTHLGDMPGSGIIYTLTVSAAEDTARLLSEAGHNVLAYTGRTDTADRERAEQLLKDNQVKALVATSALGMGFDKPDLGFVIHLGAPSSPVAYYQQVGRAGRGAANADVLLLPGSEDREIWQYFATASMPSAEKADSVLRVLGEASSAMSTVALEARVDLRRTPLELLLKVLAVDGAVERVGGGWRATGKPWHYDAERYARIAEARVDEQDSMVIYQDTAGCRMEYITSVLDDETAAPCGKCDNCAGRWFPVDVAASAADAANQTLRRAGIAVEPRLQWPSGMDRLGVAVKGKIKPHQSIAEGRVLARLTDLGWGGALRELFAAGAPDRAVDPAMLQACVQVLREWSGAEGGTPWSGVGRPAAVVSIPSRSKPQLVNTLAEGIAGIGRMPYLGQLTPEHGGPTGARGGNSAYRLAGVWDRLAVGAELAQALKSIGDQPVLLVDDLIDSRWTMTVAGLALRETGAGAVLPLALAQAG, from the coding sequence ATGGCCAACAGCTCCCCACATCCCGCAGTTTCGTTGCAATCACCTACCCATCAGCAGGCGTTGGCCTGCCTCCGCGAGTTGGTAGGGCATCCGGACGCAAAGTTCCATGATGGCCAGTTCGAGGCCATAGAGGCGCTGGTTGATGCCGGGCGCCGTGCATTGGTGGTTCAACGCACCGGGTGGGGTAAGTCAGCCGTCTACTTCGTTGCATCACTGCTGTTGCGCCGGCGTGGTGCCGGGCCCACACTCATTGTTTCCCCCTTGCTTGCCTTGATGCGGGACCAGGTTGCGGCCGCTGCGAGGGCCGGTGTGCGGGCAGTGGCCATCAACTCGGCCAACGCTTTGGAGTGGGACACCGTGCTGGCCCAGCTGGCCGCCGACGAGGTGGACGTTCTCCTGGTCTCACCTGAGCGGCTGACCAACCCCTCGTTCAGGGAGAACCAACTCCCGGAGCTTGTGCGTCGTACGGGCCTCTTGGTCATTGACGAGGCACACTGTATTTCAGACTGGGGCCATGACTTCCGGCCGGATTACCGCCGCATCGCCGACCTGATCGCGCAGCTGCCTGAAACGGTCCCGGTCCTTGCCACCACCGCCACAGCCAACTCGCGGGTGGTTCATGACATCGAGGAACAGTTGGGTGCAGGAGTACTGACCATCCGTGGCGCTCTGGGCCGTGAGTCCCTGCGGCTGGGTGTCCTGAATCTCCACGACTCGCGGGACCGGCTGGGATGGTTGCTGACCCACCTGGGGGACATGCCCGGAAGCGGCATCATCTACACGCTGACGGTTTCCGCCGCGGAAGACACTGCCCGGCTCCTGTCTGAGGCGGGGCACAATGTCCTTGCCTACACGGGACGCACGGATACGGCGGACCGCGAAAGGGCGGAGCAACTGCTGAAGGACAACCAAGTGAAAGCACTGGTGGCCACCTCAGCCCTGGGCATGGGATTCGACAAGCCTGATCTGGGATTCGTGATCCACCTGGGCGCCCCTTCGTCGCCTGTGGCCTACTACCAGCAGGTTGGCCGCGCCGGCCGTGGAGCAGCCAACGCCGATGTCCTGCTCCTTCCCGGTTCTGAGGACCGCGAAATTTGGCAGTACTTTGCCACGGCCTCAATGCCTTCGGCCGAAAAGGCGGACTCTGTGCTCCGCGTTCTCGGGGAAGCAAGCTCAGCCATGTCCACGGTGGCGTTGGAAGCGCGGGTGGACCTGCGCAGGACACCGCTGGAACTCCTCCTCAAGGTCCTTGCAGTGGATGGCGCCGTGGAGCGCGTTGGCGGGGGATGGCGGGCAACCGGCAAACCGTGGCACTACGACGCCGAGCGGTACGCCCGGATTGCCGAGGCCCGTGTGGACGAGCAGGATTCCATGGTGATCTACCAAGACACCGCAGGCTGCAGGATGGAGTACATCACCTCTGTCCTGGATGACGAAACCGCCGCCCCCTGTGGCAAGTGCGATAACTGCGCAGGCCGTTGGTTCCCCGTTGATGTGGCTGCCTCGGCAGCGGACGCTGCCAACCAGACACTTCGCCGCGCAGGTATCGCCGTGGAACCACGTCTGCAGTGGCCCAGCGGAATGGATCGCTTGGGCGTCGCGGTCAAGGGCAAAATTAAACCGCACCAGAGCATCGCAGAAGGTCGGGTGCTCGCCCGGCTCACGGATCTGGGCTGGGGCGGTGCCCTGCGCGAACTGTTTGCCGCCGGCGCCCCGGACCGTGCCGTTGACCCGGCCATGCTCCAAGCCTGTGTCCAGGTGCTTCGTGAGTGGTCCGGGGCTGAAGGCGGAACCCCATGGAGCGGCGTTGGTCGACCAGCTGCAGTGGTCAGCATTCCTTCCCGCAGCAAGCCGCAGCTGGTGAACACCCTGGCGGAGGGGATAGCAGGCATTGGCCGGATGCCGTACCTGGGACAACTGACACCGGAGCACGGTGGACCCACCGGAGCACGCGGCGGGAACAGTGCCTACCGTTTGGCTGGAGTGTGGGACAGGCTGGCTGTCGGGGCCGAGCTTGCGCAGGCCCTGAAGAGTATCGGCGATCAGCCCGTGCTGTTGGTGGATGATCTCATCGACAGCCGGTGGACCATGACGGTGGCCGGGCTCGCGCTGCGTGAAACAGGAGCAGGTGCTGTTCTGCCGCTGGCACTTGCCCAGGCCGGGTAG